The following are encoded in a window of Pseudalgibacter alginicilyticus genomic DNA:
- the rplW gene encoding 50S ribosomal protein L23 gives MSILIKPIITEKATADSELRNCYTFAVNTKANKVEIKKAVEATYGVSVEKVRTINVRPDRSTKYTKTGIQHGKTNAVKKALVQLAEGEMIDLYSNM, from the coding sequence ATGAGTATCTTAATTAAACCTATAATCACAGAAAAAGCGACAGCAGATAGCGAGTTAAGAAATTGCTATACTTTCGCGGTGAATACTAAGGCGAACAAGGTAGAAATCAAAAAGGCTGTGGAAGCAACCTATGGCGTTTCTGTTGAAAAAGTTCGTACTATAAATGTCCGTCCAGATCGTAGTACCAAGTACACAAAAACTGGTATTCAACATGGTAAAACAAATGCTGTTAAAAAAGCACTTGTACAACTGGCGGAAGGTGAAATGATTGATTTATACAGTAACATGTAA
- the rplB gene encoding 50S ribosomal protein L2, protein MSVRKLKPITPGQRFRVVNGFDAITTDKPEKSLLAPNKRSGGRNSQGKMTMRYIGGGHKRKYRIIDFKRDKAGIPAEVKSIEYDPNRTAFIALLNYQDGEKRYIIAQNGLQVGQNVVSGQEGIAPEIGNSMPLSQIPLGTIISCVELRPGQGAIMARSAGAFAQLMARDGKFATIKLPSGETRLILVNCMATIGVVSNSDHQLLVSGKAGRTRWLGRRPRTRPVVMNPVDHPMGGGEGKSSGGHPRSRNGVPAKGYRTRSKKNASNKYIVERRKK, encoded by the coding sequence ATGTCAGTAAGAAAATTAAAACCAATCACACCAGGACAGCGATTTAGAGTAGTTAATGGATTTGACGCCATTACTACTGATAAGCCGGAGAAAAGTTTACTTGCTCCGAATAAAAGGTCTGGTGGTAGAAACAGTCAAGGAAAAATGACCATGCGCTATATTGGTGGAGGTCATAAAAGAAAGTATCGTATTATCGATTTCAAAAGAGACAAAGCAGGTATTCCTGCCGAAGTGAAATCAATAGAATATGATCCAAACAGAACTGCTTTTATAGCTTTATTGAATTATCAAGATGGCGAAAAAAGATACATTATTGCTCAAAATGGTTTGCAAGTTGGGCAAAATGTAGTGTCAGGTCAAGAGGGTATTGCTCCAGAAATTGGAAACTCAATGCCGCTTAGCCAAATTCCATTAGGAACTATTATTTCTTGTGTAGAGTTACGTCCAGGTCAAGGAGCTATTATGGCTCGTTCTGCTGGAGCTTTTGCTCAGTTAATGGCAAGAGATGGTAAATTTGCAACTATTAAATTACCTTCAGGTGAAACAAGATTAATTCTTGTTAACTGTATGGCTACTATAGGTGTTGTATCTAATTCAGATCACCAATTGTTAGTGTCTGGTAAAGCAGGTAGAACAAGATGGTTGGGCAGACGTCCGCGTACTAGACCAGTTGTAATGAATCCTGTTGATCATCCAATGGGTGGTGGTGAAGGTAAATCTTCTGGTGGACACCCTCGTTCTAGAAATGGTGTTCCAGCTAAAGGATACAGAACCCGTTCTAAAAAGAATGCAAGTAATAAATATATTGTAGAACGTAGAAAGAAATAA
- the rpsS gene encoding 30S ribosomal protein S19, whose protein sequence is MARSLKKGPYVHYKLEKKVAVNVETNKKTVIKTWSRASMITPDFVGQTIAVHNGRQFVPVYVTENMVGHKLGEFSPTRSFRGHAGAKNKGKK, encoded by the coding sequence ATGGCAAGATCATTAAAAAAGGGACCTTACGTTCATTATAAATTAGAGAAAAAAGTTGCTGTAAATGTTGAAACTAACAAAAAAACAGTTATCAAAACTTGGTCTAGAGCCAGTATGATTACTCCTGATTTTGTTGGACAAACGATAGCAGTGCACAATGGCCGTCAATTTGTACCTGTATATGTTACAGAGAACATGGTTGGTCATAAACTTGGAGAATTTTCACCAACACGTTCATTCCGTGGGCATGCAGGTGCTAAAAATAAAGGTAAAAAATAG